Within Halonatronomonas betaini, the genomic segment GATTAATATTTTTGGTAACTTGCTTATTTACACTTTCTAAGAAAAATTTAATCCACTCATTCCATCCATTACCTTCTTTTCTAGTTCCATTAAGCATTCTATAATATTTATGTTTATCTTTCTCTAAAACTTCACTAATAAATAGATTAGGGTAATCAATAAGGTTAACATCATATAAATATAATGGAATTAATATGCGTCCTATTCTTCCATTCCCATCTAAAAACGGATGGATAGTTTCAAACTGGGCATGTATAATTGCAACCCTAACTAATGGATGCAAACTATCTTTTGGATTATTAATATATTTCTCTAGATTAGACATATATTGATCAACTAACTGCGGTTGAGGCGGGATAAAAGTAGCAGTTTCTAGAGTGCAACCCTCTGGGCCTATGAAATTTTGAATAGAACGATATTCTCCTGGAGCTCTATTTTGACCTCTAACTCCACTGCTCATTAAGATTTTGTGTAGTTTTTTGAATAAACGAGTTGAAATAGGATATCTTTCTAAAGCATTTTCTCCATAATTTAAAGCATTATAATAATTCAAAACTTCTTGAGCATCATTATTTTTTTTGTTTTTATCAATATCAAATTCTAAAACCTCATCTAAAGTCACTTGTGTACCCTCTATTTTGCTGGATTGTACAGCCTCCTGTAAACTAAAGGGCGTAATTAAAAAATATTCATTTATTTTAGTTTTTTTCAACATAACCTGATATTTACCCACATTTGTACTGGCATTAATTAGTTCATTATAAAATTCCATAGGATTAATCTGTTCATCTATTGGTAATTCGTATGGCTTAAACGGCTTCATTGAAATCATCCCTTCTTTTATTTTCACTTTATACATTTTATTATAATATAAACGGCATATAATTGCAATTGTTCTCAATTATGTTTTAAATGAAAATAAAGAAGTTAAGATAATACGTTTAATGATATGGCACAAAATATTCTCTTGCAATATTTAAAAGCCTGGCTCTAACTGAGGCTGCCATGTTTTTAGGGGTTTCACTCATATTAAAACCTCCAGATATCTACTCATTAGTGTCTTAACACCTGTAATCTCAGCGTATTTAATCAGTTTATCTATATTTCTATAATTTTGCTTTAAATATTCTTGAAGTGCTTCCTTCATTACATCAACACCTATTTTTTTCCGGTACCTAATACAGTCACAGATAATTTTTTCTCTGTCATATATTTTAATTTTCTCACCTTTAATATTTATTTCAGTTATGCCTGTATAATATTGTTTATCAGAAAAATAATAGATAGAAATAGGTGGATAATCAGGCAGAGTAGGCTTGAAATGATCCCTGTGGATGGCAACATAATACTCCCAGGGATTATTGGTTGTCAGTTCATAATAGGAGAGGGCTGAAAGCAGGCTGATTAGCCTATATTTAAGACAATACAAATATAAAAAGCACTGGATTATTTCCAGCACTTTTAGTTAAATCATATTAGTTTCTCGAAGAGTTAATAATTTTTAGCTATTAGCTCTGTCTTCTAAAAAATCAATAAATTCTTCTATATCCTTTCTTATCTCTTCTTTGAGCGGAGAGAGGTTTTTAACCAGGGGTTTAATTCGCTCCTTAGAAAGGTTAAAGGTATAAACATTTCTTACAATATGTCGAAACCCTCTATATTCATCGAGTTTATTAGCAATTTCTTTACTTATGACTTGAGGCCGTACTTTTTTAATTGAAATTTTCATTTGATTTAAAAGGTCCTGGTGCCAGGATTCACCCTGAGGAATATTGTCATCAATTTCTGTAGCAATCAATTCAAAAATCCGTTCAAGACCGGCATAATAATCATGTAGATTAAGGGCTATACTATCAAGTATGAGCTCATCATAGGTATTTTCAATTCTTTCCCAGCCAGAATTGATTTTTTCTACAACTTTATCTAGCTCATCTAACTCATTTTCTATTCTACTAATCAATGTAAAGTAAGGTTTATTCAAATTAACTCTCCCTCCCTTTTGATTGCGTCTTTTAAATACTCTTTGCAATCATCAATATCAACCAGATCAATTTGAAAGTCTTTTATCTCTCTAGTGATAGTTCCAAAGGCTTTATAGAATTTTTCTGGTGGTATCCCACTGGCTGCTAGATCAATATCTGATCCTGCATGAAACCTCTCTTTTTGAGTTAATGAGCCAAAAATCCAGACCTTATCAGCCTTAAATTGTTCCTTTAAAATTTTAGCTGCTTTTTCTGCTTCTTCTCTTGCCTTCTTTTGCCTTTTGAGCAGATACTTATCAGTTTTAGTTGATTTATGAAAGAGAAGAGGATAATCATCACTTTTGATTTTAACCATAATAATTCACCTGCTCTTTTAGGTTATTTGCTTTTCTGGCATGTTCATGTACTTGTCTTTGTCTTCTTCTGTAAAAAAAGTGGAGTATGATTAGTAAATCATCATCTACTTAAACTTAATTTCCAGTTTTTTATCTAGAGCCTTAGCAACTTTATTTAAAAATTCAACACTGGGATTATAATCGTCATTTTCTAGTCTGGAGATGGCTGACTGCCTGGTACCAATTTTATCTGCCAATTCTTTTTGAGTTAAATCATTTTCTATCCTATACCTTATTATCTGCTTTTTAATTTCATATATAACATTAAGGTTATCATATTCCTCTTTACCTTCTTCAGATTCAAAAAGTTCTTCTTTTAAATCTTTATGATCTATTAATTCCATTATATTCAACTCCCATCTACTAAATATATCATATCACGTATATGTTATTATTGAAAGCCATGTTTAATAAATACGATTCCTTAAACCCAAACTATAATCTAACCAATAAAACCATTTTTTAAAAACTCATAGACAAAATAGGAATAATACTTTAATATAAAGTTAAGCAGAAAAAATAAAAAGAAGGTGGTCTTAATAATGCCTAAAACTAAAAAGTTATCATGGGAAGGCAGAGTAATTTCAGTTCAGCCTCGAATTAGATTAACCAGGTCTTTTGACGAAAGGTATCACAATTATCTTGGCTTTATTCTTAGAATTTACGGGAAAATTGAAAATGAAACTAAAG encodes:
- a CDS encoding Fic family protein, whose protein sequence is MKPFKPYELPIDEQINPMEFYNELINASTNVGKYQVMLKKTKINEYFLITPFSLQEAVQSSKIEGTQVTLDEVLEFDIDKNKKNNDAQEVLNYYNALNYGENALERYPISTRLFKKLHKILMSSGVRGQNRAPGEYRSIQNFIGPEGCTLETATFIPPQPQLVDQYMSNLEKYINNPKDSLHPLVRVAIIHAQFETIHPFLDGNGRIGRILIPLYLYDVNLIDYPNLFISEVLEKDKHKYYRMLNGTRKEGNGWNEWIKFFLESVNKQVTKNINLVEEIDKLYKRDLEKAMGLINSTNVVDLVKTMYQKPIFDVKTISSLTGIPDTTCRRYLSTLEEEKIIFSDNKMRNRKYYYYNLLDLLR
- a CDS encoding type IV toxin-antitoxin system AbiEi family antitoxin domain-containing protein; amino-acid sequence: MYCLKYRLISLLSALSYYELTTNNPWEYYVAIHRDHFKPTLPDYPPISIYYFSDKQYYTGITEINIKGEKIKIYDREKIICDCIRYRKKIGVDVMKEALQEYLKQNYRNIDKLIKYAEITGVKTLMSRYLEVLI
- a CDS encoding nucleotidyltransferase family protein, which encodes MVKIKSDDYPLLFHKSTKTDKYLLKRQKKAREEAEKAAKILKEQFKADKVWIFGSLTQKERFHAGSDIDLAASGIPPEKFYKAFGTITREIKDFQIDLVDIDDCKEYLKDAIKREGELI
- a CDS encoding helix-turn-helix transcriptional regulator, with translation MELIDHKDLKEELFESEEGKEEYDNLNVIYEIKKQIIRYRIENDLTQKELADKIGTRQSAISRLENDDYNPSVEFLNKVAKALDKKLEIKFK